A region of Vibrio tubiashii ATCC 19109 DNA encodes the following proteins:
- a CDS encoding S8 family peptidase, with product MKNGYKLSALAVAILASASVSANVSADPTPVNSPFITDVKGNIVEDYSAKPAEPEFFSMRMFSTPAEDRGDWFNMSANYSSIQGVGSDIVYDFMLPPLKPQPIIVAVLDSGVDIDHEDLKNKLWTNEDEIPGNGIDDDGNGYIDDVHGWNFLGNSLGINVDQDTLEVTREYKKYLELKEGNHWIPPKKRKYYQGVEADYLENVEYYTTALEQVTAATEQANGYKAQILALVEHKDFTVDGLQVLLSHSNADVVAAAQGLLGVFDSWYSFEYLESRTSRYKESLDYHYNLDFDTRRDIVMDDITNPWEKGYGNNDVKGPVGAHGTHVAGIIAAERNNGLGIEGIADHAQIMAVRMVPNGDERDKDIANAVRYAVDNGAKIINMSFGKSYSPRKHIVDHAFRYAARKGVLIVHSAGNSKTDNDIKPSFPNRFAKHKWSRPISTWMDVGASAKYADDSMVASFSNFGQETVDVFAPGYRVLSSTPDNNYAAYSGTSMAAPVVSGVAALVWSHYPELSAKELKALLMSKSRTYPELLVKKPSSPEDLVPFSTLSISGGIVDAEAIFAELASR from the coding sequence ATGAAAAACGGATATAAACTTTCCGCCCTTGCTGTTGCTATTTTGGCTTCAGCGTCGGTTTCAGCAAACGTCAGTGCTGACCCAACTCCAGTCAACTCTCCTTTCATCACAGATGTTAAAGGCAATATCGTTGAAGATTATTCGGCGAAGCCCGCTGAACCTGAGTTTTTCTCAATGCGCATGTTTAGTACACCTGCTGAAGATCGTGGTGATTGGTTCAATATGTCGGCTAATTACTCAAGTATTCAAGGTGTAGGCTCAGACATTGTTTATGATTTCATGCTGCCACCACTTAAGCCTCAGCCTATTATTGTTGCGGTGCTAGATTCAGGTGTCGACATTGACCACGAAGATCTAAAAAACAAACTTTGGACCAACGAAGATGAGATCCCAGGTAATGGCATCGATGATGACGGTAACGGCTACATTGATGATGTGCATGGTTGGAACTTCTTGGGTAACTCGCTAGGAATTAACGTTGATCAAGATACGTTAGAAGTGACCCGTGAGTACAAAAAGTACTTAGAACTTAAAGAGGGTAACCACTGGATTCCGCCAAAGAAACGCAAATACTATCAAGGTGTTGAGGCTGACTACCTAGAGAATGTTGAGTATTACACCACGGCTCTAGAACAAGTGACAGCAGCGACTGAACAAGCTAATGGCTACAAAGCGCAAATCTTAGCCTTGGTTGAGCACAAAGATTTTACTGTTGATGGTCTACAAGTTCTGCTTTCTCACTCTAACGCTGATGTGGTTGCAGCGGCTCAAGGATTACTTGGCGTGTTTGATTCTTGGTATTCATTTGAGTATCTAGAGTCACGTACAAGCCGTTATAAGGAATCTTTGGACTATCACTATAACCTAGACTTTGATACCCGTAGAGACATCGTTATGGACGATATCACTAACCCTTGGGAAAAAGGTTACGGCAACAATGATGTAAAAGGTCCAGTGGGCGCTCATGGTACACATGTCGCGGGTATCATTGCCGCTGAGCGTAATAATGGCTTAGGGATTGAAGGTATTGCAGATCACGCACAGATCATGGCAGTGCGTATGGTACCTAATGGCGATGAGCGTGATAAAGATATCGCAAACGCAGTCCGCTACGCAGTAGATAACGGTGCAAAGATCATCAATATGAGTTTTGGTAAGAGCTACTCGCCACGTAAACATATTGTTGACCACGCTTTCCGCTACGCAGCACGCAAAGGGGTGCTTATTGTTCACTCAGCGGGTAACAGCAAAACGGACAACGATATCAAGCCAAGCTTCCCGAACCGTTTCGCTAAGCACAAATGGTCTCGTCCAATCTCTACTTGGATGGATGTTGGTGCATCGGCGAAATACGCAGATGATTCTATGGTCGCAAGCTTTAGTAACTTTGGTCAGGAAACGGTAGATGTGTTCGCTCCTGGCTATCGCGTTCTATCGTCTACACCTGACAATAACTACGCTGCGTATAGTGGTACCAGTATGGCTGCGCCTGTGGTTTCGGGTGTTGCTGCCTTGGTATGGTCTCATTACCCTGAGCTATCAGCAAAAGAGCTTAAAGCGCTGTTGATGAGCAAATCACGTACGTATCCAGAGTTATTAGTGAAGAAGCCATCGTCTCCAGAAGATTTAGTACCATTTAGTACGCTATCTATCTCTGGCGGTATTGTTGATGCTGAAGCGATTTTCGCTGAGCTAGCAAGTCGATAG
- a CDS encoding LacI family DNA-binding transcriptional regulator — MATMKEVAGLAGVSTATVSRVINRTSYVEPVTQERVERAIKQLNYRRDARATALAKRSNNTLGLLTGNLADPFFALIAKSVEEVARANGCQLVVVSGGHNAQREKEGLDFLISQGCEAMVVHSKMLDDATLMQYAAHLPAMVLLNRTIAQISNRSVWVDNRAGARKSVEYLIQQGHRKIACVTSDLPIEDRTDRLEGYRDAMNAANLAIPTGWVINQNFSESGGEEAGRQLLQSCPGVTAVVTFNDVMAAGLMASLHEQGLSVPEDISIVGFDDVLLARYLYPRLTTMHNPIDKMSTYAAKLALNLSKSGYSPPNQHQFEASLVNRQTVNAIQKIG; from the coding sequence GTGGCAACCATGAAAGAGGTCGCGGGCCTAGCTGGTGTTTCGACAGCAACCGTCTCACGCGTCATCAATCGAACCAGTTATGTCGAGCCAGTGACGCAAGAGCGAGTCGAGCGTGCCATTAAACAGCTCAACTACCGAAGAGATGCACGCGCCACTGCATTGGCAAAGCGCAGCAACAACACTTTAGGCTTACTTACCGGAAATTTGGCCGACCCTTTCTTTGCCCTAATCGCCAAAAGCGTTGAAGAAGTTGCACGAGCTAATGGCTGCCAGTTGGTCGTTGTCAGTGGTGGGCACAATGCTCAGCGAGAAAAAGAGGGGCTCGACTTTCTCATCAGCCAAGGTTGTGAAGCTATGGTCGTCCACTCCAAGATGCTCGATGACGCTACGCTAATGCAATACGCCGCTCACCTTCCGGCAATGGTATTGCTCAACCGCACTATTGCACAAATCTCCAATCGTTCTGTCTGGGTGGACAATCGAGCAGGCGCACGGAAATCAGTCGAATATTTGATTCAGCAAGGTCACCGCAAAATTGCATGTGTCACCAGTGACCTGCCGATTGAAGACCGCACCGATCGCCTTGAAGGCTATCGAGATGCGATGAATGCAGCTAACTTAGCCATTCCAACAGGCTGGGTCATCAACCAAAACTTCAGTGAATCTGGTGGTGAAGAGGCGGGGCGTCAGCTTCTCCAATCATGCCCGGGCGTTACTGCCGTGGTGACATTTAACGATGTGATGGCTGCTGGCTTAATGGCGAGTTTGCATGAGCAAGGACTGTCGGTCCCGGAAGACATTTCCATTGTTGGTTTTGATGATGTACTGCTAGCGCGATACCTCTACCCACGATTAACCACTATGCATAACCCAATTGATAAAATGTCAACATATGCAGCGAAACTGGCGCTAAATTTAAGTAAAAGCGGCTATTCTCCACCGAATCAGCATCAATTCGAAGCGAGCTTAGTTAACCGCCAAACCGTCAATGCAATACAAAAGATCGGATAA
- a CDS encoding MOSC domain-containing protein, whose product MKKLGVVNAVLTGTTKPFAHGAQSAINKQVHTERQHANEVGFTNDEQGDPRFHGGIQKALHIYPSEHYPLWQKDLGDKAILQSVGAFGENLSSSGVTEANICLKDKIRIGSTLLEVSQGRMPCWKLNVRLDQHDMAKRVQDTLRTGWYFRVLEEGDIGAGDEITLCERPYPDWSLARVMGAVFEGCLEPTLLQEMSTLPLVESWGALIQRRLDTGILEDWQQRLVGPTAG is encoded by the coding sequence ATGAAAAAGCTCGGTGTTGTAAACGCGGTTCTGACAGGAACAACAAAGCCCTTCGCGCATGGCGCACAAAGTGCCATCAACAAACAGGTTCACACAGAACGACAACACGCCAATGAAGTTGGCTTTACCAACGATGAACAAGGCGATCCGCGCTTTCATGGTGGCATTCAAAAAGCCCTTCACATATACCCAAGCGAGCACTACCCACTTTGGCAAAAAGATCTCGGTGATAAAGCCATTTTGCAGTCCGTGGGCGCTTTTGGCGAAAACCTAAGTTCATCCGGTGTGACAGAAGCCAACATCTGCCTTAAAGATAAAATACGTATTGGTTCAACTCTGCTCGAAGTGTCGCAAGGACGCATGCCGTGTTGGAAGCTCAATGTCCGACTCGATCAACATGATATGGCGAAAAGAGTTCAAGATACGCTAAGAACCGGGTGGTACTTCCGTGTCTTAGAAGAAGGTGACATTGGCGCAGGAGACGAAATTACTCTGTGTGAGAGACCTTATCCAGATTGGTCACTAGCGCGTGTCATGGGTGCCGTTTTTGAAGGTTGCTTAGAGCCGACACTTCTACAAGAGATGTCTACCTTACCCTTAGTTGAATCATGGGGAGCTTTGATTCAACGCCGTTTAGACACAGGCATACTCGAAGACTGGCAGCAAAGACTCGTCGGGCCAACCGCAGGCTAA
- a CDS encoding alpha/beta fold hydrolase: MFNPTDFPKPTFVSVNDVKLEVFEAGSQNAGNPIVLCHGWPENAFSWRYQIPALVEAGYHVIVPNQRGYGNSSCPTEVTAYDIEHLSGDLIELLDHYGYKDATFVGHDWGAMVVWGLALLHPNRVNKVINLSLPYQERGETPWIEFMEQVLGSDYYFVHFNRQPGVADAVLDENTSRFLRNLYRKNEPPREPEPGMAMINLARRDIALGEPLMSDTELAVFESAFKSTGFTSSINWYRNLDRNWHLLADANPIIQVPTLMIYGDRDVLPKSERLTVFVPNVDVVNLDCGHWIQQEKPQETNQAILRWLHQQSSAT, translated from the coding sequence TTGTTTAATCCAACCGATTTTCCCAAGCCCACTTTTGTTTCAGTCAATGACGTGAAACTTGAAGTCTTCGAAGCAGGCTCGCAAAATGCTGGAAACCCCATTGTACTTTGTCATGGTTGGCCGGAGAATGCCTTTTCTTGGCGTTATCAGATACCAGCTCTCGTAGAAGCGGGATACCATGTCATCGTTCCAAACCAGCGCGGGTACGGCAATTCGTCCTGTCCGACAGAAGTCACTGCTTATGATATAGAGCATTTGTCGGGTGACTTGATCGAGCTTCTTGATCACTACGGATACAAAGACGCCACTTTCGTCGGTCATGATTGGGGAGCGATGGTGGTTTGGGGGCTGGCTTTATTGCATCCAAATCGTGTCAACAAAGTCATAAACCTAAGCTTGCCTTATCAGGAACGCGGAGAGACTCCTTGGATCGAATTCATGGAACAAGTACTCGGCAGTGACTACTATTTTGTCCATTTCAATCGGCAGCCAGGTGTTGCAGACGCGGTATTGGATGAGAACACGTCTCGATTTCTGCGTAATCTGTATAGGAAAAATGAGCCTCCAAGAGAACCAGAGCCGGGCATGGCGATGATCAATCTCGCGAGGCGCGATATAGCGCTCGGGGAGCCGTTAATGAGCGACACTGAGCTGGCGGTTTTCGAATCCGCTTTTAAATCAACAGGCTTCACTAGCAGTATAAATTGGTACAGAAACCTTGACCGTAATTGGCATTTATTAGCAGACGCAAATCCCATCATTCAAGTGCCGACGCTCATGATCTATGGTGACCGAGATGTGCTCCCTAAGTCCGAAAGGCTAACTGTGTTTGTTCCTAACGTAGACGTAGTTAACCTAGATTGCGGCCATTGGATTCAGCAAGAAAAGCCGCAAGAAACCAACCAAGCAATTTTAAGATGGTTGCACCAACAAAGTAGTGCCACTTAG
- a CDS encoding AraC family transcriptional regulator, which translates to MPTRQIESNSGVATSNEMMVANPHLPALVKTIDMPKGYIDHLHQHTWHQIIFPLKGLLQTQTEQYQHLVPHTSVLFVPAGVQHESIALSHTTFIGIYLNPAFGVPYESDVRTISLTPFLNELLQEIRRQCERHVEDDELARLLAVLHDQVLRDNVQTYQLLLPKDRRLKLIFEQLTEAPASAISLKEWGEKVGASERTLSRLFAKEFNTSFQLWRQQTRLIYSLSLLDETLSIQTIADRVGYQNDSSYIKAFKAYFDVTPQQFRHQTR; encoded by the coding sequence ATGCCAACTCGCCAAATAGAGTCTAACTCAGGGGTGGCCACGTCCAATGAGATGATGGTTGCAAACCCTCATTTACCCGCTTTAGTGAAAACGATAGATATGCCGAAAGGCTATATTGACCATCTGCACCAACATACTTGGCACCAGATTATTTTTCCGTTAAAGGGCTTGCTACAAACTCAAACAGAGCAGTACCAGCACCTTGTGCCTCATACATCGGTTTTGTTTGTCCCTGCGGGTGTCCAGCATGAGTCCATCGCCTTAAGTCATACTACTTTTATTGGTATCTATCTCAATCCTGCGTTTGGTGTGCCTTACGAGTCTGATGTGCGCACAATTTCTCTTACGCCATTTCTCAATGAGCTATTGCAAGAGATTCGTCGCCAGTGTGAGCGTCATGTAGAGGATGATGAGTTAGCGCGTTTGTTAGCTGTGCTGCATGACCAAGTATTGCGAGATAACGTACAGACTTATCAGCTACTGTTGCCCAAAGATCGGCGCTTAAAGCTTATCTTCGAACAACTTACAGAAGCGCCTGCATCGGCAATCTCACTCAAAGAGTGGGGAGAGAAAGTTGGCGCCTCGGAGCGAACATTATCGCGCTTGTTTGCCAAGGAGTTTAATACCTCATTTCAGTTATGGCGTCAGCAGACCCGCTTAATATATTCGCTCTCATTGCTGGATGAAACGCTTTCGATTCAAACCATCGCCGATCGCGTCGGGTATCAAAATGACTCCTCATATATCAAAGCTTTTAAGGCGTATTTTGATGTAACTCCTCAACAGTTTCGTCATCAAACCCGTTAA
- a CDS encoding LysE family translocator encodes MSAQLMTAFMLFAISISLTPGAGNIALVGLSSRYGIGATLPFILGNAVGVVAILGGASIGLVSLFTLYPDLYNVLKWLGAGYLLYMAWGIANMEMDGNSSIKKSGFMSGILVQILNPKSWVSSLTVFSQFISPTSDYLTQVVIIISVMVFTGVIGMLLWAYFGSMLNRFIQSPQKMAWINRGFGASLVLVVMFMVSQPSL; translated from the coding sequence ATGAGTGCTCAACTGATGACAGCTTTCATGTTGTTTGCAATATCGATTTCATTGACGCCAGGGGCGGGAAATATTGCTTTAGTAGGGCTGTCGAGCCGCTATGGCATTGGGGCAACGCTACCGTTTATTCTCGGCAACGCGGTCGGTGTGGTAGCGATTTTGGGTGGTGCGAGTATTGGCTTGGTGAGCTTGTTTACTCTTTACCCCGATCTTTACAATGTCTTGAAATGGCTAGGGGCGGGTTACTTGCTCTACATGGCTTGGGGCATTGCCAACATGGAGATGGACGGTAACTCAAGTATCAAGAAATCTGGTTTTATGTCCGGTATTTTGGTTCAAATACTTAACCCTAAAAGCTGGGTCTCTTCCTTGACCGTGTTCTCCCAGTTCATTTCCCCAACCAGTGATTACCTAACTCAAGTGGTGATTATTATTAGCGTGATGGTGTTTACAGGTGTCATTGGTATGCTGCTATGGGCGTATTTTGGTTCGATGCTTAATCGCTTTATCCAATCTCCACAGAAAATGGCCTGGATAAATCGAGGCTTTGGTGCCAGTTTAGTACTTGTCGTGATGTTTATGGTCAGTCAGCCGAGCCTATAA
- a CDS encoding MalY/PatB family protein yields the protein MNAFDQILNRKESGSVKWDFMQQKLGLTGTDLLPMWVSDYDFKAPQVVLDALHQRVEHGIFGYAERDDAYYQATINWYLNQHDTHIQRDWITTVHGVLPGLAMALQMLTEKGDVIVMQSPGYGSFRKIIELNDRVVVENPLAETKGEYQLDFDHLETCFANGAKAMILCNPHNPTGRVWSESEITKVAKLCERYQVWLLSDEIWGDLVVGDAQYCSALRLPPALTKRLIVATAASKTFGLSSLRISNFMIPDESLRTQFIRRLDAHGMDVFNSLSMSAATVAYQECSGWLTELKDYLRANIVKLEQFLQAELPKVKFTAPQAGYLAWLDCRALNLTDAELEQKFVAAGLVPSMGTAFGKEGGGFVRLNLGCPASTLEQAMQRLKQALA from the coding sequence ATGAACGCTTTCGACCAAATTCTGAACCGCAAGGAAAGTGGCTCTGTTAAATGGGACTTTATGCAGCAAAAGCTGGGATTAACTGGAACGGATTTACTCCCAATGTGGGTGTCTGATTACGATTTTAAGGCGCCACAAGTGGTGTTGGACGCACTACACCAACGTGTTGAGCATGGGATCTTTGGTTACGCGGAACGCGATGATGCGTATTACCAAGCAACCATCAATTGGTATCTAAACCAACATGATACTCATATTCAACGCGATTGGATTACCACAGTACACGGCGTACTTCCTGGGCTCGCAATGGCACTGCAAATGCTCACCGAAAAAGGTGACGTCATTGTGATGCAGAGTCCGGGCTATGGTTCTTTCCGTAAGATCATTGAGCTCAACGATCGTGTTGTCGTTGAAAACCCATTGGCAGAAACTAAAGGCGAATATCAACTCGACTTTGACCATCTTGAAACCTGTTTCGCCAATGGTGCAAAAGCGATGATCTTGTGTAACCCACACAACCCAACAGGGCGAGTTTGGTCTGAAAGCGAAATCACAAAGGTTGCCAAGCTGTGTGAGCGGTACCAAGTGTGGCTTCTAAGCGATGAAATATGGGGCGACTTAGTGGTTGGTGATGCGCAGTATTGCTCTGCTTTACGCTTGCCACCAGCGCTCACTAAACGCCTGATTGTGGCAACCGCTGCAAGTAAGACGTTTGGTTTGTCTTCACTGCGAATCTCTAACTTTATGATTCCAGATGAGTCACTTCGAACTCAGTTTATTCGTCGGCTAGATGCGCATGGCATGGACGTGTTCAACAGTCTCTCTATGAGTGCTGCGACTGTTGCTTATCAAGAGTGTTCTGGTTGGTTAACCGAGTTAAAAGACTATCTTCGCGCAAACATCGTTAAGCTTGAGCAGTTTTTGCAAGCGGAACTGCCTAAAGTGAAGTTTACTGCACCGCAAGCCGGGTATTTGGCTTGGCTAGATTGCCGTGCTCTCAACCTGACTGACGCCGAGTTAGAGCAAAAGTTTGTCGCAGCAGGGCTTGTCCCAAGTATGGGGACTGCGTTTGGCAAAGAAGGTGGCGGTTTCGTCAGACTTAACCTCGGCTGCCCGGCAAGCACTTTAGAACAAGCAATGCAACGCTTGAAGCAAGCACTGGCTTAG
- a CDS encoding Lrp/AsnC family transcriptional regulator → MKKKESTNFELDSTDLSILEHIQKDGRMSNSKLAETVNLSETPCWRRWKKMEEEGYIEGYAARLNRKKLGFQVSGFTLVTLGSHEVENTQPFEDYVAESDWILMCHCIAGGADYIVQVVAKDLDEYFERISSIRRVKGVSAIQSNVSVKEIKSTFQLPLD, encoded by the coding sequence ATGAAAAAGAAAGAATCCACCAATTTTGAGCTAGATAGTACAGATTTATCCATCTTAGAACATATACAGAAAGATGGCAGAATGAGTAACTCCAAATTGGCAGAGACAGTGAACCTAAGCGAAACACCTTGCTGGAGACGCTGGAAAAAAATGGAGGAAGAGGGCTATATCGAGGGGTATGCTGCTCGATTGAATCGTAAGAAACTCGGCTTTCAGGTTTCGGGTTTTACACTGGTGACCTTAGGCAGTCATGAGGTCGAAAATACCCAACCATTTGAAGATTATGTCGCAGAATCCGATTGGATACTCATGTGTCATTGTATTGCTGGCGGAGCAGATTACATTGTGCAAGTGGTCGCGAAAGATCTTGATGAGTACTTTGAACGAATCAGCTCGATCAGACGCGTCAAAGGGGTCAGCGCTATTCAATCAAATGTGTCGGTAAAAGAGATCAAGAGTACCTTCCAACTGCCTTTAGATTAA
- the nhaC gene encoding Na+/H+ antiporter NhaC, whose protein sequence is MTNSKPLPSFGIALAPIAVMFALLVVGYGILGLRIEVLLLISAAFTGLIAWKIGYIWDDIINAIVEKLAKAMPVILILVSVGGLIGSWMVSGTIPYMVYWGLKVISPEYILIAAFFVTSVVSVCTGTSWGSAGTVGVALMGVAAGLDVSLAAAAGAVVSGAYFGDKISPLSDSTNFAPIVSGTTLYEHIQHMLYTTLPGFVIASVVFFFAGQSADISNIHEPEKVVQIISGLDNLYNFNILLLIPPVMILWGALTKKPVLPLMLGASAIAIVLGMVFQDFSLNQGFQAYVDGFNLAMFEANGHSVNGLVPDIAKLLNRGGLFSMMSTILLVFCAFAFAGILSLTGALNVVLGKFLHAIHTTGQLIASTVVATITVVFTTSDGKLALLIPGELFQNAYRKMGLDTKNLSRTIEDAGTIIEPLVPWTAAGIYMAGTLGVATLDYLPWAIQCYTGVIFALIYGFTGFGIAKAKPQLDTQQIADEHSNTPAVETK, encoded by the coding sequence ATGACAAATTCTAAGCCTCTGCCGTCGTTCGGAATCGCACTCGCCCCTATCGCGGTGATGTTTGCACTTCTGGTTGTCGGATACGGAATACTCGGACTTCGCATTGAAGTTCTTTTGCTGATTTCAGCTGCCTTTACTGGTCTTATCGCGTGGAAAATTGGTTACATCTGGGATGACATTATCAATGCCATCGTAGAAAAACTGGCAAAAGCGATGCCTGTCATTTTGATTTTGGTCTCCGTTGGCGGCCTTATTGGTAGCTGGATGGTCAGCGGCACAATCCCTTACATGGTGTACTGGGGACTTAAAGTCATCAGTCCTGAATACATTCTTATTGCCGCTTTCTTTGTCACTAGTGTCGTTTCCGTGTGTACGGGGACGTCTTGGGGCTCTGCGGGTACGGTTGGCGTCGCACTAATGGGCGTTGCAGCAGGACTAGACGTCTCACTCGCAGCCGCGGCTGGTGCTGTCGTATCTGGTGCCTATTTTGGTGATAAAATCTCACCACTATCAGATTCAACCAACTTTGCACCTATCGTTTCTGGCACTACCTTGTACGAGCACATTCAACATATGCTTTACACCACTCTTCCGGGATTTGTAATTGCATCTGTGGTGTTCTTCTTCGCTGGTCAAAGTGCTGATATTTCCAACATTCACGAACCAGAGAAAGTCGTTCAAATCATCTCGGGTTTAGATAATCTCTACAACTTCAACATCCTACTTCTTATTCCACCAGTCATGATCCTGTGGGGCGCGTTAACGAAAAAGCCAGTTCTGCCATTGATGCTTGGCGCTTCAGCTATCGCAATAGTTTTAGGTATGGTTTTCCAAGACTTTAGCCTAAACCAAGGCTTCCAAGCTTACGTTGATGGCTTCAACCTAGCGATGTTTGAGGCTAACGGTCACAGCGTAAATGGCTTGGTTCCTGATATCGCGAAGCTGCTTAACCGCGGTGGTCTGTTCTCGATGATGAGCACAATTCTATTGGTGTTCTGCGCCTTTGCCTTCGCGGGTATCTTGAGCCTGACAGGTGCACTAAACGTAGTGCTAGGTAAGTTCCTGCATGCAATTCACACTACAGGTCAGCTGATTGCTTCGACTGTTGTGGCAACCATCACTGTGGTTTTCACCACTTCTGACGGCAAACTGGCGCTGTTGATTCCGGGTGAATTGTTTCAAAACGCTTACCGCAAGATGGGCTTAGACACCAAGAACTTGTCTCGCACGATCGAAGATGCTGGCACCATCATTGAACCGTTAGTCCCTTGGACTGCCGCTGGTATCTACATGGCAGGTACATTAGGCGTGGCGACATTAGATTACCTACCATGGGCGATTCAATGTTACACCGGCGTGATCTTTGCTCTGATTTACGGCTTCACTGGCTTTGGTATCGCAAAAGCAAAGCCACAGCTAGACACGCAACAGATTGCTGACGAGCATTCAAATACACCAGCAGTAGAAACAAAATAA
- a CDS encoding TetR/AcrR family transcriptional regulator: MSRIRQKNQQLIIEVASEQFATHGYAATKIVDIAKAADIPKANVFYYFSSKDKLYYAVLKTVTQPLLEASRPIEELTDPVQALTEYIEAKLRISRDHPYASKVFANEVMSGAKALPEDIGQELFKQSQMIIDKFSTWSLQGLMDDVPAHHLMFTIWAATQTYADFGWQICNVMKKEQLDNDDYHQAAQFITQLIINGCGVKTNS, from the coding sequence ATGAGTCGTATTAGGCAGAAAAATCAGCAGCTAATTATTGAAGTAGCCAGTGAACAGTTTGCTACCCATGGTTATGCGGCGACAAAAATTGTCGATATCGCTAAAGCGGCTGATATTCCTAAGGCGAACGTCTTTTACTACTTCAGCTCCAAAGATAAGCTCTATTACGCGGTACTAAAGACAGTAACCCAGCCATTGCTTGAGGCATCACGACCGATTGAAGAACTGACAGACCCAGTTCAAGCCTTAACCGAGTATATCGAAGCGAAACTTCGTATTTCTCGCGACCATCCTTATGCATCAAAGGTATTCGCCAATGAAGTGATGTCAGGGGCTAAGGCACTACCAGAAGATATTGGTCAAGAGCTGTTTAAGCAGTCACAAATGATCATCGATAAGTTTTCAACCTGGTCACTGCAGGGGTTGATGGATGATGTTCCAGCGCATCACTTGATGTTTACCATCTGGGCCGCCACTCAAACCTATGCCGACTTTGGCTGGCAAATCTGCAATGTCATGAAAAAAGAGCAGCTAGATAACGACGATTATCATCAAGCCGCTCAGTTCATCACTCAGCTTATTATCAACGGCTGCGGTGTTAAAACTAACAGCTGA
- a CDS encoding helix-turn-helix transcriptional regulator: MNIRLRQESIIRSLRRNGTSTVADLAQEVGASRRTILRDISALRDEGVVIHSEPGRGGGLQLDSRSIQTTVRLSVSEVFALLISVESMRAAGNLPFSGLADIGLAKIEKALPSDQVRDLRRFLGCLYIGKLAPQVDISDMGTMDSELLPAFEQAFLQRLHLRFQYRDAKGTITQRYVEPQAMLILPPLWYLVAWDPTRKDFRHFRMDRISTPELVEGTTFLRRQVPFEDHVSPVRNLAR, encoded by the coding sequence ATGAATATTCGCCTACGACAAGAATCGATAATACGTAGCCTTCGCCGCAACGGTACTTCCACCGTGGCTGACCTTGCTCAAGAGGTTGGCGCATCTAGGCGGACAATATTGCGTGATATTAGCGCACTTCGTGATGAGGGTGTTGTCATCCATTCTGAACCAGGTCGCGGAGGTGGTTTACAACTTGATTCACGATCAATTCAAACCACCGTGCGCTTGTCAGTTTCTGAAGTTTTTGCACTTCTCATCAGCGTTGAATCAATGCGCGCGGCCGGAAACCTACCTTTCTCTGGTCTCGCGGACATAGGGCTTGCGAAGATAGAGAAAGCACTCCCCTCAGACCAAGTACGCGATCTGCGACGTTTTCTAGGTTGCTTGTATATCGGAAAGCTTGCTCCGCAGGTTGACATATCTGATATGGGAACGATGGATTCCGAACTGCTTCCCGCATTCGAGCAAGCTTTTCTACAACGGCTGCACCTGCGTTTTCAATACCGTGACGCTAAAGGAACCATAACCCAACGATATGTTGAGCCACAAGCCATGCTGATTTTACCACCGCTATGGTATTTGGTTGCCTGGGATCCGACACGTAAAGACTTTCGTCATTTTCGAATGGATCGGATCAGCACCCCTGAGCTCGTTGAAGGTACAACATTTCTTCGGCGTCAAGTGCCGTTCGAAGATCACGTTTCTCCCGTGCGTAATCTAGCTCGCTGA